The Microcaecilia unicolor chromosome 3, aMicUni1.1, whole genome shotgun sequence nucleotide sequence tgtaaaataccacagaaaggcagtatatcaagtcccatttccctttcccgtgctaaccagttagggtccaattctttatatggcacctgaaatctCCACAaggaataaatttctgcctaagcatattctgtaagcggcacctatatttaggtatgGTATATATATAATACGCTGAGTTGATATCACTtaaaaactacgtgcatccatttacaccaaaggaaACCACATAAATGCTGGCATGTACATTTAGGGGCAGTAAAGTTTGCATAAATTTTGCaacacccacgaaacacccatttccccacccataaccactcccctttttggctgcacgcaTTAGGGCACGGTgcgttacagaatgtgcttagcgagttgtgtgtgtaaattctaattattgccaattagtgctcattattattgCTGACATAATGTTAAGTTACTCAGAGTTGTACTTCTGCTGCCGTCACGGTCTTTAATAGTAAACCAGTATCGCCAGTCCTTCTAAAGACTTGATCCTGCATTATCCCCGTTGCTAGTATATTGTTATTGCTTTTCTACCacttacagactcctgatgcaggcactttgccgaaacacagtgccgtgtcgaGTCCTATTTTAACATTGATTAAAGACTCTTACACCATCATTACGTCTCCTGGGATTTTTGGAAGCGTCTCATTGATCactctaccagtggcgtagctacaggtgggcctgggtgggccgaagcccacccatcttggactcaggccaacccaaaattgtggcagttACTGTGGCTGACTGGGATCCCTAAACCTTGCCAACTTAAGATTTCCTCCTCTTTGGGCAGCCAGCACTTGTCTCGAGCTGATGCTGACATTGGcccagctggtggggtttggagatTCTTACCATCTCaaatatttaatactagtaaaaaaaaggcccttttcgttatgaaatgaaacgggcgctaacaaggcaatcccccaccctcccttgctgtctcgctctgtcccctctgagttccagacccccctcccaccctccctcccagttcaaggccccctcacgcccctcccaccgagttccagactcccccctccctcctatttCAACACCTCCCCTCCGCATTatggacccctggacccccctgctgcaaCCCACCCCTTCCCGACGAAAACACTCCCCTGCCGCTGTcgtgtacctgtgctgacgggggatcccaacccctgaCAGCCGAAGTTCTGTTTTCGTCTGTGCTGGcgtgttgcttgctgaatgatcatctgttgaagtttctgtgcgtgcgtctgatgttagacgcacacacagaaacttgaacagctgATAATTCATGAAGCAACGCCCCGGCACAGCCGAGAAGaaaacttcggctgtcgggggttggggtcaccCGTCAGCACAGTTACGTGATGGCGGGGGAGTGTTTTCGtctggaagggggggtcgagggggtcgcggcgggggggggggagggagagtccaGGGGTACGTAACGTGgaggaggggcgtgaggggcacACGTCATGatggtgcctagcagaccacaggagccacggtcccaggcaggacagaacgttggaggtgagaattatatagagAAGATTATGGGTTggcaggtgggtgggtgggaaaggATGGAGAGTggagccggggaggggggggaagacaaATTCCTTGCCcatccaccttgggctcaggcccacccaaaattagccatctgACTATGCCCGTGCcctgctcctccccttttttttaaactttagaataaggcacaaaaaggtggcctaaatgaccaaatgaccattaccccagtggtcactgaccccctcaaaTCCCACagagatgtgaaaaaaaaaagaagaaaacagtacataccagcttcagatgttatagccagttctactagagcagcaagcaggtccctgggatagtgtagtggttggtgcactGTAGAGAGAAGGACTCAGACCCATagcccactctacctgttacatgtggtggaaagtgtgagcccttcactcaccaaaaacctactgtacccacatataggtgactcctTCAGTCATgaggtctattgtagtggtgtacagttgggcactgtaggggtttggagggctcatcatacaatataagggggtaacggtgggaacttttatgtgaaggccactgcacaagaacctggcaagatcccagaacagtgcaatacattttatgctgcttaacctagaaataagcaatggattttccccaagtccattttaataatggcttatggacttttaggaagctagccaaacctttttaaaatcccgctaagctaactgcttttaccacagtctctggcaaagaattccagagtttaattacacgttgagtgaagaaatattttctcagatttgttttaaatttactactttgtagcttcatcgcatgccccctagtcctagtatttttggaaagagtaaacaagcgattcatgtctacctgctccagtccactcattattttatagacctctatcatatcttccttcagccatcttttctccaagctgaagagccctagacacttcaacctttcctcatagggaagtcgtcctatgccctttatcattttcgtctcccttctctgtaccttttctaattccactatatcttttttgagatgcagtgaccagaattgcacacagtactcaagtagCTTTGCAAATTCAAAATAATCTAATCTTAAACTACTACTAATGCTATCTTATTGTGGCTTTTTCTACAGTGTAATGGGTTTCTGACACCAGAACATCACAGCCAACAATGAGATGTGTATGACACAGAAatacattcctcccccccccaataaccGGCTATCCCTGAATTTTAGCAGGACGTGGCCGGCCAAGACCTTCTGAAAATTTGTGgttagtggatagccggttatatcgcgcgatatataaccggctatccgccatttttcagcacatctggtggccatatttggccatgtgaattccaggcctatctttggctggttcaaacttaactggctagtgctgaatattggcttgactGGTTAAATTTGAtccggcccggcattgaatatccagactcgGTGCCGACCACGAGTGTTAGCCAGGCTAACTTCTGCAGTCTGCATATTGGGTCCGTTATCTAATTTTTATCATCAGGAGTCCACCTAGTCttagaaactaaaaaaaaaaaaaaatcctaacagGATtaactaccttctcctacagtgGAACCATGAGCTAGTTCGCTATGGCCTACAGCTGCAGTACGAGTGTTATCTGtacctagaaacatagaaacatgatggcagataaaggccatatggcctatccagtctgcccatcctttgtAACCCCTAACCCTTCCTGAAGGTTATGCATGCTTTCTATCACCATCTTTAGTCCTAATGCCTAAGCCAGGCTTGTctaagttcagtccttgagggtcataggttttcaggatgtacttaatgaatattcatgagagagatttgcatatagtggagatAGTGGCCTTgtgaatctctctcatgcatattcattaaggatatcctgaaaacctgacttgaggactgaacttgagGACTGACTTGAGGACTGAACTCAGCCAAGCTTGGCCTATACCAGTAGTATTCACttccagtcctcgagggccaccaacaggtcgggttttcaggatatccctattaAGTATgcaagagaaatttgcatacaatggaggtagtaggcatacaaatctctctcgtatattcattagggacacCCTGAAAGCCTGATCTGTTGGTGGACCTCAAGAACTGGGAGTGAAAACCAAGGGCCTTTATccaaggcagtggttctcaatccagtccttgggacacacccagccagtcaggttttcaggatatccacagtgaatatgcgtgAGGTAACTTTcatacaatggagatagtgcACACGATTATAtcccatgaatatttattgtggatatatcctgaaaatctgactggctgggctgAGAACCTCTGATCCAGGTTGAGATGTGGCCAGTATGAAATATCCTTTCCTATCGTACTTCGGTTTTACCAGTTGCCTTGCTAACAAAAGTCCAAAGAGAACAAAACCTCTACAAATATCCAGAAGACGCCCAGAAATAGAGGTTGATGCAATGACTTCCACGTGAGCAGTAGTGAAATATAGAAATCTGTTTGCATTGCTAAGATGTCATGTAGGTTTTAAACAATGAGATCACCACACAAATGTACACAGAAGAACTTGGGGAGAGAACTATATTTTTAGAAATGGATTAGAactagttttaaatacatttataaatagataaataaatcaataaatagatCAATATtctgcctctcccctccccccacataggACCATCACTTCAATGAGATCTCTAGAAACCTCTCATCTGGATTCTTTCATGTACTCTGATTCCAGTTTGATGCTTTTTTCACATTcttaacatttaaatggtttctcttggggggggggcaatacccCTAATATTCAaacctatttaactggccagacatggccactgaccagttaaatagtatatcggcacttaactggttatctctgctgaatattgccggtttgCACTTAGTGCAGAACTGGCTATATCGCATGACTCATCCGGTTAGGCGCTGCCTAACCAGATATGTTTAGCGGTCAAATAGGACCGCATACATAGCTGTCCTTTCTTTAACTGCTATAAAGTGAACTGGTTAGCAGTGAATACCAGCATAActggttaacattttagcagTTAAAAACAACCCAGACATTCAGTGCCGGTCGACTAGGTTTAACGCAGCCGGCTGGGTATCAGACCCTATGTTTTAACTGTGTGCATGCTGTTGCAACAAGGAACTTCACTCCTAAGAGTAGGGTGTATGATTTCAGTCTCCCGAAGTTACTGCCGTTATTTGCCTTAATACTTGTATCGTGCCAGAGAGTATTTAGAAATTGCTTTTAATCAAGTCTTGGCATTGAGCATGATGGTCAATATTTCTGTATTTTGACTGCAATTCTTAGTACTTGAAAACTATTGCAAAGGCTTTTCTTGTGCTTCTCCTTTTAAAACACTTTGTCCAGTTTTCTTGTACTGAACTTATCAGCTGGAATAACAACGTCCCCAGGTGATCAAAACTTCTTCTCTCTAGTGTGAATTCTTTCGTGAATTCTTAGGTTACTTTTCTGACTGAAGTTTttgtcacattcagaacatttaaatggttttaatCCATTGTGGGTTCTTTCGTGGACTCTTAGGTGAGAGTTCGAAATAAAACATTTAGCACAATTAGAACATTTAAAACGtttctctccagtgtggattctttcatgaactcTTCGGTCAGATGTGCGACTAAAGGTCTTATCAcactctgaacatttaaatggtttctctccagtgtgaATTATTTCGTGATTTCTTAGGGAAGATTTTGAATTGAAACATTTCTTGCATTCAGAACACTGAAACGGTTTCTCTCCAGTGTGTATTGTTTCATGTACTTTTAGGCAAGATTTTCTGCTAAAGCTTTTATTGCACGCAGGACATTTAAACGGTTTTTCTCCCGTGTGAATTCTTTCATGGTTCTTTAGGTCATATTTTGAACCAAAACACTTAtgacattcagaacatttaaactgTTTCTGTCTAACATAGATTTCTTTGTGAAGCCTAAGGTTAGATttttgagtgaagcttttatcaccTTCTGCGTTTTTAAACTGTCCCTCTTTCATGGAAGCCATTTTATGCCTTTGTAGGCTGCATTTCTCACTGCAGCTTTTATCACATTTAGAACATTTGCATAGTTTCTGTCCAGTGTGGATCAAACCATGTCTTCTCGTGTCAAATTTCTCAACGAAGCTTCTCTCACGTTCTGAACGTCTGAATGGTTTTTGCACTTCATTAACTTTCTGATGAATTTTAAGCTGCGAGTTAAATGTAAAACCTTTTTCACTTTCAGTACAGGGGAGGGGCTTGCCTTGTGCGTTCGTGCTTTTCGGTTCTGTCAGAGTCGATTTCCTAATAAATCTTTCCTCGCACGCAGTACACTGAAATGGTCTCTGAATTTGCTCCCAGTGTGGGCAGTGATTGAAATTTCTCTCTTGTTCAGTATATGTATTGGATTTCTCTCCTTTTggggcctcctcttcctccctgggTGGTGTTATTCTAGTGTCACCTCCCTCACAGTCCGCTGAAGGATCTGAGGGGTCTCTCTGTTTACATTCCTCCCTCTGCTGCCCatcacacactgtcattctctcATTGTTACTCCAGAATCCATCGTCTGTTGGATAAAAATGAGAGTGTGATCCTTAATTTTACAGCTACAGAGAAGGACATATAAAGGGAAATATCTCCACAGAGTTATGTACAATATTAATCAAGGTTCACACTCAATAATTGCTCGTATATCAGTAAATATTCACATACCAACAACCGTTGAAAATGCAACAattctttaatttttatttgtaagAAAATTAGCTCATAGTCATTAAAATTTTCTTATCACGGCATTAAATACGATAATACATACACAGACAAAAAACAGTTAATGTATGGGAAACTAAATTTTCAGAGGTTTGGAAATAAGTCTGGCCGGCTCCTTGcaaactatgaggcatattttcaaagcactttgggaggctaagttccataggtttctatggaactttgggaggctaagtgctttgaaaatatgcctcattgtcaaACATAGGGGGACAAGACCTTTAATTACGGAGGTGCTAGATAACAAAGGTGGCAAAGTGTCCTCCCAAGAGGGAATCTCTAGAATATTCTATGATTACTTTACTAAAACCTTTTCAAAAGAACCGCAAGGGGAAGGCCCTGAATTACTAGATTACCTGGAGGACTCGGGCATCCCAAAGCTACCTCAGGTGGCTAGGGCACAGCTGGGAAAACCGATCACAATACAAGAAATACAGCAGGTAATAAGGTCGTTCCCATTGGGGTCCACACTGGGCCCGGATGGGCTCCCCAACGAATACTATAAGCTACTACCACCACAGGTTGGGGGGTACCTCTCAGAATTTTTCAAGGCAGTGGTGCAGAGGGGTTTTTTCCCACATGAGGTAAATACAGCCTTAATTACTCTGATTTTAAAACCGGGAAAGCCCAGCAATCGGGTGACGTCCTATAGGCCGATATCGTTGATGAATTCAGGCCTAAAAATTCTTACAAGGGCAATGGCGGCACGACTTGCACACTATCTACCAGGGCTGATCAGCCCGGCCCAAGTGGGCTTTGTAAAAGGCAGACATTCTACCTTAAATGTACGTAAATTATTGCTTGCTATGGCCCACTGTCGTACATTAGAACAGCCTTTGTTGATAGTGGGCCTTGACgctgagaaagcgtttgataaagtacaTTGGGATTACATGTTTGAAGTTTTGAAATATGTGGGGGAGGAGGGCTGGTTTATGGAAGCGCTCCAGGCTCTCTATGAGGGTCCTACAGCAAACTTATTAATTAACTCATTTGTTTCCCCTTCTTTTAAAATTCAAGCAGGGGTCAGACAAGGCTGCCCACTTTCACCATCTTTATTCCTTCTCTATCTAGAGCCATTAATACGTACCATCGCGAAGGACCCAGACATAGAGGGTGTAGAGTTGCCATCCCAGAGTGTCAAGATATTGGCCTATGCGGACAACCTGTTGTTAACACTCACGTCCCCCCAGCAATCGCTTTATAAATTACTCTCTGTGGTGGATGAGTTTGGGTTTTACTCCGGCTTCAGGCTAAATTTGCAGAAATCGGAGGCTCTACCCTTGTTCCCTGCAACTAAGGACCAGTGGGTGGGAGGTTTCCCGCTAAAATGGGCATCAGACTTTATTGCCTACTTGGGAGTGAAGATTCCCACGGATTTAGCTAGGGTATACGCCTTAAACATTGAACCATTGAAGGTTAAGACAGCGGAGACTTTGAAAAATTGGCAAGGGCTACCGCTGTCTCTCTTAGGGAGGGTAGCATTATATAATATGATCCTTTTTCCAATGTGGatatatacatttcaaattcttccttTATATCTATTACGGAAGGATGAACAATGGCTACATAAAAGATTAAACAAATACCTGTGGAATGGGAAGAGGGCTCGTCTGACCATAAAAAGGGCACAATTACCCAGAGCAAAGGGAGGGTTAGGTCTCCTAAGCTTGCGGTTTTTTTCCATTTCTAGCAACCTAAGGCACTTGTCGGATTGGTTTCGCTCCACATCTTACTTTTCTTGCACGATATCAGAAACACAGATGCTTGGGAAAACCCATTTTGCAAGTTGGGTGCATGGGAGGGGATATCGGGGAGACAATCTAGGCCAGGCCAGATTTATATTTCAACCACTAAAACAGACTTGGAAATGGGTGACCAGACTCCTATCTTTAGACAGTAAAAATTCCCCGCTTCTATCGATCAGAGGGAACCCAGACTTTCCGGTAGGAGACACATCTATGATATTTAGGGTTTGGGAGGTACATGGGATaacatatctgtttcatgtggtaACGGACCAGGGGGAAATGAAACCTTTACAGGATATACGTACAGAATTTCATATTAAACAAAGGGATGACTTTGCGTATTACCAGCTGCGACATTATATTGCCTCTCTGCCCAAACAAGCCCTGACTGCAGAGATAGGGGACAAGCTTACTGAATTATTGGGTCTAGAGGCCCAACAAAGAGTCCCATTGAGATACTTTCACTCTTTCATAA carries:
- the LOC115464954 gene encoding zinc finger protein 182-like isoform X1, whose amino-acid sequence is MSALVSDQALVTFRDVAAYFWEEEWHVLGEWQKELYKEIIKEIHSFLMSRGYSIFNPDVIFKIKKDDGKYFPHHCKQEEKENLDDPSMSLQTVTSAFSLNIKQEEDPPFTDHRESEASEQFYPSIKRSSSVKPDILIRFEQKEFTESQGYEEKRNLTITDTCEELYEAGSQNYSADLMIEILKLEEPQVSDQLEGGEEDTDTKSDDGFWSNNERMTVCDGQQREECKQRDPSDPSADCEGGDTRITPPREEEEAPKGEKSNTYTEQERNFNHCPHWEQIQRPFQCTACEERFIRKSTLTEPKSTNAQGKPLPCTESEKGFTFNSQLKIHQKVNEVQKPFRRSERERSFVEKFDTRRHGLIHTGQKLCKCSKCDKSCSEKCSLQRHKMASMKEGQFKNAEGDKSFTQKSNLRLHKEIYVRQKQFKCSECHKCFGSKYDLKNHERIHTGEKPFKCPACNKSFSRKSCLKVHETIHTGEKPFQCSECKKCFNSKSSLRNHEIIHTGEKPFKCSECDKTFSRTSDRRVHERIHTGEKRFKCSNCAKCFISNSHLRVHERTHNGLKPFKCSECDKNFSQKSNLRIHERIHTREKKF
- the LOC115464954 gene encoding zinc finger protein OZF-like isoform X3; the protein is MSALVSDQALVTFRDVAAYFWEEEWHVLGEWQKELYKEIIKEIHSFLMSRGYSIFNPDVIFKIKKDDGKYFPHHCKQEEKENLDDPSMSSSSVKPDILIRFEQKEFTESQGYEEKRNLTITDTCEELYEAGSQNYSADLMIEILKLEEPQVSDQLEGGEEDTDTKSDDGFWSNNERMTVCDGQQREECKQRDPSDPSADCEGGDTRITPPREEEEAPKGEKSNTYTEQERNFNHCPHWEQIQRPFQCTACEERFIRKSTLTEPKSTNAQGKPLPCTESEKGFTFNSQLKIHQKVNEVQKPFRRSERERSFVEKFDTRRHGLIHTGQKLCKCSKCDKSCSEKCSLQRHKMASMKEGQFKNAEGDKSFTQKSNLRLHKEIYVRQKQFKCSECHKCFGSKYDLKNHERIHTGEKPFKCPACNKSFSRKSCLKVHETIHTGEKPFQCSECKKCFNSKSSLRNHEIIHTGEKPFKCSECDKTFSRTSDRRVHERIHTGEKRFKCSNCAKCFISNSHLRVHERTHNGLKPFKCSECDKNFSQKSNLRIHERIHTREKKF
- the LOC115464954 gene encoding zinc finger protein 235-like isoform X2, whose product is MSALVSDQALVTFRDVAAYFWEEEWHVLGEWQKELYKEIIKEIHSFLMSRGYSIFNPDVIFKIKKDDGKYFPHHCKQEEKENLDDPSMSLQTVTSAFSLNIKQEEDPPFTDHRESEASEQFYPSIKRSSSVKPDILIRFEQKEFTESQGYEEKRNLTITDTCSQNYSADLMIEILKLEEPQVSDQLEGGEEDTDTKSDDGFWSNNERMTVCDGQQREECKQRDPSDPSADCEGGDTRITPPREEEEAPKGEKSNTYTEQERNFNHCPHWEQIQRPFQCTACEERFIRKSTLTEPKSTNAQGKPLPCTESEKGFTFNSQLKIHQKVNEVQKPFRRSERERSFVEKFDTRRHGLIHTGQKLCKCSKCDKSCSEKCSLQRHKMASMKEGQFKNAEGDKSFTQKSNLRLHKEIYVRQKQFKCSECHKCFGSKYDLKNHERIHTGEKPFKCPACNKSFSRKSCLKVHETIHTGEKPFQCSECKKCFNSKSSLRNHEIIHTGEKPFKCSECDKTFSRTSDRRVHERIHTGEKRFKCSNCAKCFISNSHLRVHERTHNGLKPFKCSECDKNFSQKSNLRIHERIHTREKKF